From a single Phocoena sinus isolate mPhoSin1 chromosome 1, mPhoSin1.pri, whole genome shotgun sequence genomic region:
- the VSIG8 gene encoding V-set and immunoglobulin domain-containing protein 8 — translation MRVHGAFHLLLVCLSPALLPAVRISGDDKEVLNLAEGDSVRLNCPYILDPEDSGSDALGIEWMQVNPEPSRQEKVFLSYRDKNINHGDLPNLQQRVHFAAPDPSQYDASINFSNLQVADAAIYECRVKKTTVATRRVIITVSARPVVPKCWFEGHMSYGHDVMLKCFVSGGSPPFTYKWNKLRGTHHPYRASSYQSQDTFQSEFSYDESFSSISQGMSHGDLMLLHLSHKDDGLYQCTVANHAGHSVCVVEVKVSGGWHIGIIIGIVLGSLLLLGCLMLGIWGLVCCCCRRPRGAFFCRGPVRRNACCDLPNDIREDDVAPGCKAKGRGSSVTHILGYPMQKIRHSLSLKYAPAHCEGPEDLALASSAAAAALDCKADQSQVYVKVQSAEPAACAAEGPLPCKDGLLV, via the exons ATGAGAGTCCATGGAGCATTCCACCTTCTGCTCGTGTGCCTGAGCCCAG CACTGCTGCCCGCTGTGCGGATCAGTGGGGATGATAAAGAAGTCCTGAACCTGGCAGAAGGTGACAGTGTGAGACTGAACTGCCCCTACATCCTGGACCCTGAGGACTCTGGTTCTGATGCTCTGGGCATCGAGTGGATGCAGGTCAACCCAGAACCCTCACGTCAGGAGAAAGTG TTCCTTAGTTACCGGGACAAGAACATCAACCATGGCGACCTCCCCAATCTGCAGCAGAGGGTCCACTTTGCAGCCCCAGATCCCAGCCAGTACGATGCCTCCATCAACTTCTCGAACCTGCAGGTAGCCGACGCAGCTATCTATGAGTGCCGGGTGAAGAAGACCACCGTGGCCACCCGGAGGGTCATCATCACTGTCTCAG CACGGCCTGTGGTGCCCAAGTGCTGGTTTGAGGGCCACATGTCATACGGCCACGATGTGATGCTGAAGTGCTTTGTCAGTGGGGGCAGCCCGCCTTTCACCTACAAGTGGAACAAGCTCAGGGGGACACACCACCCCTACCGTGCCAGTTCCTACCAGTCCCAGGACACCTTCCAGTCTGAGTTCTCCTACGACGAGTCCTTCAGCTCCATAAGTCAAG GCATGAGCCATGGTGATTTGATGTTGCTGCACCTCTCCCACAAGGATGATGGGCTGTATCAGTGCACAGTGGCCAACCATGCAGGCCACAGCGTATGTGTGGTGGAGGTGAAGGTCTCAG GAGGCTGGCACATAGGAATAATCATTGGCATAGTGCTGGGCTCTTTACTCTTGCTGGGCTGCCTGATGTTGGGCATCTGGGGGCTcgtctgctgctgctgcaggcggCCCCGCGGTGCCTTCTTCTGCCGTGGCCCGGTCCGCAGAAATGCCTGCTGCGACTTGCCTAATGATATCAG AGAGGACGACGTGGCGCCCGGGTGCAAGGCCAAAGGGCGCGGCAGCAGCGTTACCCACATCCTGGGGTACCCGATGCAGAAGATCAGGCACTCCCTGAGCCTCAAATACGCGCCTGCTCACTGCGAAGGCCCCGAGGACTTGGCCCTGGCGtccagcgccgccgccgccgctctaGACTGCAAAGCGGACCAGTCCCAGGTCTACGTCAAGGTCCAGAGTGCAGAGCCAGCCGCCTGCGCCGCCGAGGGGCCGCTGCCGTGCAAGGATGGCCTCCTGGTGTGA
- the SLAMF8 gene encoding SLAM family member 8 isoform X1 codes for MHPPALRMGQRKPLEGRALLPFIVTGAQVQGQVGGSVLLVAERPPGFQIREAIWRSLWPSEELLATFFRGSLETLYHSRFLGRAQLHSNLSLELRPLESGDSGNFSVLLVDKEGRAWTQTLQLKVYGAVPRPVVQVFIAVSGDAQPPKTCQVFLSCWAPNISDITYSWRREGTIDLDIKPGGLFMDGQVLSVSLGPGDKGVAYSCIVSNPVSWDLATVTPWESCHHQAAPGMASYKDVLLVVVPVLLLVILAGLSAWHWGPCSGKKKKDVGAGEVAPETENPLV; via the exons ATGCACCCCCCTGCTTTACGAATGGGACAACGGAAGCCTTTAGAGGGAAGAG CACTACTTCCCTTCATTGTCACCGGAGCCCAAGTTCAGGGCCAGGTGGGGGGCTCGGTGCTGCTGGTGGCAGAGCGCCCTCCCGGCTTCCAAATCCGAGAGGCCATCTGGAGATCCCTCTGGCCTTCAGAGGAGCTCCTGGCCACGTTCTTCCGGGGGTCTCTGGAGACGCTGTACCACTCCCGCTTCCTGGGCCGAGCCCAGCTGCACAGCAACCTCAGCTTGGAGCTGCGGCCACTGGAGTCTGGAGACAGCGGTAACTTCTCCGTGCTGCTGGTGGACAAGGAAGGTCGAGCCTGGACCCAGACCCTACAGCTCAAGGTGTATG GTGCAGTGCCCAGGCCCGTGGTGCAAGTGTTCATTGCTGTATCAGGGGATGCTCAGCCTCCCAAGACCTGCCAAGTGTTCCTGTCCTGTTGGGCTCCCAACATCAGCGACATAACCTATAGCTGGCGACGGGAGGGAACCATTGACCTTGATATCAAGCCAGGTGGCCTCTTCATGGACGGACAGGTGCTGAGTGTGTCACTGGGACCAGGTGACAAAGGTGTGGCCTATTCCTGCATTGTCTCAAACCCTGTCAGCTGGGACTTGGCCACAGTCACCCCCTGGGAGAGCTGCCATCACCAGGCAG CTCCAGGGATGGCCTCCTACAAAGATGTGCTACTGGTGGTGGTGCCTGTCTTGCTGCTTGTGATCCTGGCTGGTCTCTCTGCCTGGCACTGGGGCCCCTGCTCAG ggaaaaagaagaaggatgTCGGTGCTGGTGAAGTGGCTCCAGAGACAGAGAACCCCCTTGTTTAG
- the SLAMF8 gene encoding SLAM family member 8 isoform X2, with product MVVWSLWSLLLWEALLPFIVTGAQVQGQVGGSVLLVAERPPGFQIREAIWRSLWPSEELLATFFRGSLETLYHSRFLGRAQLHSNLSLELRPLESGDSGNFSVLLVDKEGRAWTQTLQLKVYGAVPRPVVQVFIAVSGDAQPPKTCQVFLSCWAPNISDITYSWRREGTIDLDIKPGGLFMDGQVLSVSLGPGDKGVAYSCIVSNPVSWDLATVTPWESCHHQAAPGMASYKDVLLVVVPVLLLVILAGLSAWHWGPCSGKKKKDVGAGEVAPETENPLV from the exons ATGGTCGTGTGGTCCCTGTGGAGTCTGCTTCTCTGGGAAG CACTACTTCCCTTCATTGTCACCGGAGCCCAAGTTCAGGGCCAGGTGGGGGGCTCGGTGCTGCTGGTGGCAGAGCGCCCTCCCGGCTTCCAAATCCGAGAGGCCATCTGGAGATCCCTCTGGCCTTCAGAGGAGCTCCTGGCCACGTTCTTCCGGGGGTCTCTGGAGACGCTGTACCACTCCCGCTTCCTGGGCCGAGCCCAGCTGCACAGCAACCTCAGCTTGGAGCTGCGGCCACTGGAGTCTGGAGACAGCGGTAACTTCTCCGTGCTGCTGGTGGACAAGGAAGGTCGAGCCTGGACCCAGACCCTACAGCTCAAGGTGTATG GTGCAGTGCCCAGGCCCGTGGTGCAAGTGTTCATTGCTGTATCAGGGGATGCTCAGCCTCCCAAGACCTGCCAAGTGTTCCTGTCCTGTTGGGCTCCCAACATCAGCGACATAACCTATAGCTGGCGACGGGAGGGAACCATTGACCTTGATATCAAGCCAGGTGGCCTCTTCATGGACGGACAGGTGCTGAGTGTGTCACTGGGACCAGGTGACAAAGGTGTGGCCTATTCCTGCATTGTCTCAAACCCTGTCAGCTGGGACTTGGCCACAGTCACCCCCTGGGAGAGCTGCCATCACCAGGCAG CTCCAGGGATGGCCTCCTACAAAGATGTGCTACTGGTGGTGGTGCCTGTCTTGCTGCTTGTGATCCTGGCTGGTCTCTCTGCCTGGCACTGGGGCCCCTGCTCAG ggaaaaagaagaaggatgTCGGTGCTGGTGAAGTGGCTCCAGAGACAGAGAACCCCCTTGTTTAG